The window ATTCACGCGAGAATCCTGCGGCGATTATCACTTCGTTTCATCGACAAACTTCATGGCGAATGACCAAGCAACGTCAGTTGCTCAAGGATTACCTTCATGCATGCGCTGGGCACCACTCCTTTGACCGCGACGATGTGCTGCTGTTCGATGGTGAAGACCCAGTCGCACTTCGCCACGCGGCGTTTGGTCAGTCCCGTGCGCGGATGCCCTTGGGGATGATACGGCAAGAGCACATGATGGGCTGGCGGAGGATTGTAAACTTGGCTGGAGATTCCTGCCACAAAGACCAGGTTATTGGGACCATTACCGGACGGAGGCCGTACCACCACGACGGGACGCGGATTGTGTTGAGCGCCCGGCACGTCGGCCAGCACGATTTGTCCTTGACGGAGCAAGGCCACTAGTTGGATTCCGCTTGCGGTTCAAACGGGTCCCCTTCCTCAAACCACTCTGCCGGTGGAACGAACCGCTTCGCAATCCGTTGAAGCACTCGCTCGGATGGCGTCGTCCTCTCCAGTTCGAGCCACTGCTCAAGCTCCGACTGATACATCTCTTCGATCTCCACGAGCGTTGGCCCCCCGCCTTGGCCGTCCGGCCGGCTTGGCTGAGAAACGTGGACCTGCAACGTCTTGGCGTCGTGGCCGTCGACGACGATGTGTAAGAGATAGTCGCCGGCCGATTGGAATGCGGCGCCCACGGGCACCACGAACGTGTGCAGAGTGCCCGACTCCGTCGCCTGCTTTCCCGTTTCCGGCATAAGGGCCTGTTCTGTTGCTACGGTAAACCGCGAGCTTTCTGGACCAGTCGCATCAACTCGCAACGTATGCCGCGCGCTGTCGTGGGGTTGAATACGCAATGCACCAGCCAAGGAGACGGAGGCAGCCTCAGCCGGACGGTCGGAGGAAATCGTGCGCACTGCTGGACCGACAACGACGAATTGTCCGCTCGTCAGATAACCTGCAAAATCGCAAAGAACAGCAAACTCAAGTTGCACGATCGTGTCTCCACGCAGTAGTCGAGGGCCTTACCTGACTATTCTATCATCGCGTTCCGGCTCAGGCCAAGGTGCGTGCGGCGATTCACTCCTGCCAACCGTGCGCATCGCGGACGGAGAGCATGGCGGCCAGAATGCTGTTC of the Pirellulales bacterium genome contains:
- a CDS encoding type II toxin-antitoxin system PemK/MazF family toxin; protein product: MALLRQGQIVLADVPGAQHNPRPVVVVRPPSGNGPNNLVFVAGISSQVYNPPPAHHVLLPYHPQGHPRTGLTKRRVAKCDWVFTIEQQHIVAVKGVVPSACMKVILEQLTLLGHSP